The following are from one region of the Hydrogenimonas sp. SS33 genome:
- a CDS encoding argininosuccinate synthase yields the protein MKKKEVRKAVLAYSGGLDTSIILKWLQDEYNCEVVTFTADIGQGEEVEPAREKALKLGIKPENIFIEDLREEFVRDYVFPMFRANAIYEGEYLLGTSIARPLIAKRQIEIAKLTGADAVSHGATGKGNDQVRFELGYLALNPDITIIAPWREWDLNSREKLLKFAETHGIPIEKHGKKSPYSMDANLLHISYEGGRLEDPMNEPEEDMWRWTVSPEKAPDEPEYITISYQKGDPVAINGQEMSPARLLTELNRLGSKHGIGRLDLVENRFVGMKSRGCYETPGGTIMLKAHRAIESITLDREEAHLKDELMPRYATLIYNGFWFAPEREMLQAAIDRTQRNVNGDVRLKLYKGNVTVVGRQSPNSLFNPEFSTFEEDSVYNQKDAEGFIRLNALRFIIEGHARKKR from the coding sequence ATGAAGAAAAAAGAGGTCAGGAAAGCCGTTCTCGCCTACTCCGGCGGGCTCGATACCAGCATCATTCTCAAATGGCTGCAGGATGAGTACAACTGCGAAGTCGTCACCTTCACCGCCGACATCGGCCAGGGCGAAGAGGTGGAGCCGGCCCGTGAAAAGGCGCTGAAACTGGGAATCAAACCCGAAAACATCTTCATCGAGGACCTTCGGGAAGAGTTTGTCCGCGACTATGTCTTTCCGATGTTCAGGGCCAATGCCATCTACGAAGGAGAGTACCTGCTGGGCACCTCCATCGCCCGGCCGCTCATCGCCAAACGGCAGATCGAGATCGCCAAGCTGACAGGCGCCGACGCCGTCAGCCACGGTGCGACGGGCAAAGGAAACGACCAGGTCCGCTTCGAACTGGGGTACCTGGCGCTCAACCCCGACATCACCATCATCGCCCCCTGGCGGGAGTGGGATCTCAACAGCCGGGAAAAGCTGCTCAAATTCGCCGAAACCCACGGTATTCCCATCGAAAAGCATGGAAAGAAATCCCCCTACTCCATGGATGCCAACCTGCTCCATATCTCCTACGAAGGGGGACGCCTGGAAGATCCGATGAACGAGCCCGAAGAGGATATGTGGCGATGGACCGTCAGCCCCGAAAAGGCACCCGACGAGCCCGAATACATCACCATCAGCTACCAAAAAGGTGACCCCGTGGCCATCAACGGCCAGGAAATGAGCCCCGCCCGGCTGCTGACGGAGCTCAACCGGCTCGGAAGCAAACACGGCATCGGCCGCCTCGATCTGGTGGAGAACCGCTTCGTCGGCATGAAGAGCCGCGGCTGCTATGAAACCCCCGGCGGCACCATCATGCTCAAAGCCCACCGCGCCATCGAGTCGATCACCCTCGACAGAGAAGAGGCACACCTCAAAGACGAACTGATGCCCCGTTACGCCACCCTCATCTACAACGGCTTCTGGTTCGCCCCCGAAAGGGAGATGCTCCAGGCCGCCATCGACCGCACCCAGCGAAACGTCAACGGAGACGTCCGGCTCAAACTCTACAAAGGCAACGTCACCGTTGTCGGCCGCCAATCCCCCAACTCCCTCTTCAACCCCGAATTTTCCACCTTCGAAGAGGACAGCGTCTACAACCAGAAAGACGCCGAAGGCTTCATCCGCCTCAACGCCCTAAGATTCATCATCGAGGGCCACGCACGCAAGAAACGATAA
- the fliS gene encoding flagellar export chaperone FliS, with the protein MTAAAAYDTYRQNNIQIESPEKLIEMLYEGIIRFASQAIRAIEQGDIEKRTYWINRTVAIFVELINSLDPEKGGDVALYLEGLYNQQIRFLNESNIENTPEKIEIVIKVTRTLLEAWREVTLNELD; encoded by the coding sequence ATGACCGCAGCAGCCGCATATGACACCTACCGCCAAAACAATATACAGATCGAGTCGCCCGAAAAACTGATCGAAATGCTCTATGAAGGGATCATCCGTTTCGCTTCACAGGCCATACGTGCCATCGAGCAGGGAGATATAGAGAAACGGACCTACTGGATCAATCGTACCGTCGCCATATTCGTAGAACTCATCAATTCTCTCGACCCTGAAAAAGGGGGAGATGTCGCCCTCTATCTGGAAGGGCTCTACAATCAGCAGATCCGCTTTCTCAACGAAAGCAATATCGAAAATACTCCTGAAAAGATTGAAATTGTCATCAAAGTAACAAGAACGCTTCTTGAGGCGTGGAGGGAAGTGACACTCAATGAGCTGGATTGA